A part of Anser cygnoides isolate HZ-2024a breed goose unplaced genomic scaffold, Taihu_goose_T2T_genome scaffold_44_1, whole genome shotgun sequence genomic DNA contains:
- the LOC136789378 gene encoding LOW QUALITY PROTEIN: proline-rich protein 12-like (The sequence of the model RefSeq protein was modified relative to this genomic sequence to represent the inferred CDS: inserted 12 bases in 11 codons; deleted 8 bases in 5 codons; substituted 1 base at 1 genomic stop codon) — translation MERNYPGAGFGDPLGAGPGWGYERSAKASLVYGGSRGSHPDPDLLHRQPYGAPHPLQGYAANHHPAGLSGLFETGLHPATRGCTPRGAAPDASVMNLISALESRAPQPGPSASSLLSQFRTPSWQTAMHTPAPAELFISGALPGSGTFXGSGALGAYQHPAXFRGRSFPVSSXLSLPEAAFSPGSNGLLSPPRPPLLHIKPPSPSQRPPRRRRRRRPPPLGFGPPGAARRPPSAQPASYRGPPPPRRRPPAAAVRLPGGPRPSPPQYRPIIQSPAYSGGGRGSRGGRGSRGAAGAGGPPAEAPRGGKAKSYSASRQXPRSGGTPKCQGSFSPGPPKPSSVIAGHSPAYSPGQPPRAAGHGAGGAGGPRPTEPPPRSPPPPPPPPPPPSSAGPPPPPPLPGASGGRRRGGCRPAPGPPPPTPPSSCRRCPTGCPARGRPGPRGRLRGPPPGPAPRRPAPAAARRRRRRPPRAWRPPAPRWATGPAPLPYGAGALGVQPLPHHPPPAVPPRRAPPSGASPGHPQVPPVALLPPPGLRRGGPAARRGGLERGPPPPAFVGGGKGEAELLGAERSEDEDFLIQHLLQAPQPPGGRARGWGAARSGGAPKGLVVVGGATGPWPTPASSGPTPTWRGAGGAGAGAAEGEEEARGARGPPPALPGGRGPARPAGGAVVAAAAAAGAEGLAATSVVHYGPPAAAPPPPSTGPPRPPPPPPPPPPLPPPPPPPGGAGSPRPAAGAPHADLGGRSCPRCSPTPRASSTGAPRGGPPGRPPAGGAAAGPPRPPSPQLLLEAHLHQAHPQASPSCPPPGPWRCCRPQEIQDFLEPXLGLETHLGPPPGSGGPPVPAGCRGAPLTCCRPTPRPPAGPPAPLDAKDQFGGAGGGSPAGGARGALVPLTSICFPDALLQDEERGFFPGMEDMFGPPPRSSPPRRPARTRRTRRRTRRRRRRTRPAPAPPWSPGPRGXRAPPSRRRRRRPRTRWGRATPPSARRTPGEAALGLEAAKHQLPSTVNAEPLGLIQGGPPASRPPEAPXRRPLFCSSKPKKLLRTSSFQLLRKRDPFPPPPKKTYAQEYEFEDDEDKADVPADIRLNSRRLPDLLPDLISSCRARPSLSPLGDIDFCPPPAPGGPKKRGRKPTKPKREGPPXPRGRPRIRPLAEPPASSRPPDGAKKPRGRGRGRGRKGARDGADGAGMEPLRPLKIKLPVPKPSEGPSGEGLPQPPSAPRDPGPPGAEVGASRERIKQKIREAEEKXPEVRSGFMASFLDFLKAGKRQXPAAAAAAGLRQPFQGLPASPAASAASAAPQPFSVGPPQLLPAGLEGPEGEGLVMACPSPCKRLDEELKRNLETLPSFSSDEEDSVSKNQDLQKSISSAISALYDPADRRDPDTADPPPPEPQPPAPCPRRAPSPSLPGRPGGGPGGPPSPRRPRAPRSGGAGLPEREEAEDSRPLHLAKKQETAAVCGDTDEDEAESGGEGIFRERDEFVVRVEDIQALKLALQTGREXPPIWRVQKALLQKFTPEIKDGQRQFCATSNYLGYFGDAKHRYQRLYVKFLENVNKKDCVRVCSRRPWHRPLAAVRRQNQPKAAGPKAPAPPKRSPREAPRLEKPPAPTSPPAPRNPPQRETPRSHPPRARPPRRPRGPPAPPRPPKAKAKPPKVKAEPPPKKRKKWLKEAASSSESDSSPDPQSEEERAPSGRVLNTRAMKEMYRSYVEMLVSTALDPDMIQALEDTNDELYLPPMRKIDGILNDHKKKVLKRVTLNPSLQEALHTFPQLHAEPGESLVKLRPGGXPYNRKTLSKVKRSVGKPQEFKVEVEKSFLYTLYHSLHHYKYHTFLRCKDETTAIEGQDEDLGQEEVVQQCMRNQAWLERLFDSFSDLLAQAQTKCA, via the exons ACGGGGCTGCACGCCGCGGGGGGCCGCCCCCGACGCCTCGGTGATGAACCTCATCTCGGCGCTGGAGTCGCGGGCGCCGCAGCCGGGCCCCTCggcctcctccctgctctcccagtTCCGCACCCCCTCCTGGCAGACTG CCATGCACACGCCGGCCCCCGCCGAGCTCTTCATCTCGGGGGCGCTGCCGGGCTCGGGCACGT GGGGCTCGGGGGCGCTGGGGGCCTACCAGCACCCGG CCTTTCGGGGCCGCAGCTTCCCGGTGAgct ccctcagcctccccgaGGCCGCCTTCAGCCCGGGCTCCAACGggctcctctct cccccacgaccccccctGCTGCACATcaagcccccctccccaagccagcgtcccccccgccgccgccgccgccgccgccccccgccgctgGGCTTCGGACCGCCtggcgctgcccgccgccccccctccGCCCAGCCCGCTTCCTAccgggggccgccccccccccgccgccgcccccccgccgccgccgtccgCCTCCCA GGCGGCCCCCGCCCGAGCCCCCCCCAGTACCGCCCCATCATCCAGTCGCCGGCTTACagcggggggggccgcgggagccgggggggccgcgggagccggggggccgcgggagcCGGGGGGCCGCCAGCGGAGGCGCCGCGGGGGGGCAAGGCCAAGAGCTACTCGGCCTCGCGGC CCCCCCGCTCCGGCGGGACCCCCAAGTGCCAGGGCAGCttcagccccggcccccccaagCCGAGCTCCGTCATCGCCGGCCACTCGCCCGCCTActcccccgggcagcccccccgggctgctggccatggggccgggggcgccggggggcccCGGCCTACGGAGccacccccccgcagcccccccccgccgccgcctcccccgccgcccccgtcCTCcgccggccccccgccgcccccgccgctcccgggggcttcgggggg gcggcggcgggggggctgcaggcctgcgccgggcccccccccacctACTCCCCCGAGCAGCTGCAGGCGCTGCCCCACGGGGTGCCCGGcgagggggcggccggggccgcgggggagGCTacgggggcccccccccgggccagccccccgccgcccagcccccgccgccgcccgccgccgccgccgccgccccccccgggcctggcggcccccagcccctcgctgggcTACGGGCCCGGCCCCCCTGCCCTACGGGGCGGGGGCGCTGGGGGTCCAGCCCCTCCCCCATCATCCGCCCCCTGCAGTCCCCCCCCGGCGGGCGCCCCCCAGCGGGGCGTCCCCCGGGCACCCCCAAGTACCTCCTGTcgccctccttcctccccccggcctacggcggggggggccggcggcgcgcCGGGGGGGCCTGGAgaggggcccccccccgcccgccttcgtcggggggggcaagggggaggCCGAGCTGCTGGGGGCCGAGCGCAGCGAGGACGAGGACTTCCTCATCCAGCACCTGCTgcaagccccccagccccccgggggccgggcgaggggctggggggctgcgagGAGCGGGGGGGCGCCCAAGggcctggtggtggtggggggggctACGGGGCCCTGGCCCACCCCAGCGTCATCCGGCCCAACTCCAACCtggaggggggccgggggcgctgGAGCTGGCGCtgctgaaggagaagaagaagcccgaggggcgcgggggccgccgccggcgctgccggggggccgggggccggcaAGGCCTGCGGGGGGCgcggtggtggcggcggcggcggcggcgggggccgagGGGCTGGCGGCCACCTCGGTGGTCCACTacggcccccccgccgccgccccgcc ACCCCCGAGCacgggccccccccgcccgccgccgccgccgccgccgccgccgccgctgccgccgccgccgccgccgccggggggggctggaagCCCACggcctgctgctggagccccccacGCCGACCTGGGGGGCCGCTCCTGCCCTCGGTGCTCACCCACACCCAGAGCCAGCTCCACGGGCgccccccggggcggcccccCTGGACGTCCACCTGCTGGAGGCGCCGCCGCTGGCCCCCCTCGGCCGCCCTCCCCGCAGCTGCTGCTCGAAGCCCACCTGCACCAGGCCCACCCGCAGgcctcccccagctgcccccccccggggccatGGAGGTGCTGCCGCCCCCAGGAGATCCAGGACTTCTTGGAGC CCCTGGGCTTGGAGACCCACcttggccccccccccggcagcggggGGCCGCCGGTGCCggcggggtgccggggggcgcCCCTCACCTGCTGCCGCCCCACGCCGAggccccccgccgggcccccggccccgctggaCGCCAAGGACCAGTtcgggggcgccggggggggcagcccggctgggggggcaagg ggcgCGCTCGTGCCCCTCACCTCCATCTGCTTCCCCGACGCGCTGCTGCAGGACGAGGAGCGCGGCTTCTTCCCCGGCATGGAGGACATGTTCGGGCCCCCCCCGAGGAGTTCGCCCCCAAGGCGGCCGGCGAGgacgaggaggacgaggaggaggacgaggaggaggaggaggaggacgaggccggccccggcccccccctgGAGCCCCGGCCCGAGGGGATGAagg gccccccccagccgccgccgccgccgccgcccccgtACGCGCTGGGGCAGGGCTACCCCCCCTTCTGCCCGCCGGACCCCCGGCGAGGCCGCCCTGGGGCTGGAGGCCGCCAAGCACCAGCTGCCCTCCACCGTCAACGCCGAGCCGCTGGGGCTGATCCAGGGGGGGCCCCCGGCGAGCCggccccccgaagccc cacGCCGCCCCCTCTTCTGCTCGTCCAAGCCCAAGAAGCTGCTGCGCACCtcctccttccagctgctgcgCAAGCGGGACcccttcccgcccccccccaagaaGACCTACGCGCAGGAGTACGAGTTCGAGGACGACGAGGACAAGGCCGACGTCCCCGCCGACATCCGCCTCAACAGCCGCCGCCTCCCCGACCTCCTCCCCGACCTCATCTCCAGCTGCCGCGCCCggcccagcctcagcccccTGGGGGACATCGacttctgcccccccccggcccccggcggcCCCAAGAAGCGCGGCCGCAAGCCCACCAAGCCCAAGCGCGAgggacccc ggccccgggggaggCCCCGCATCCGGCCGCTGGCGGAGCCCCCGGCCTCCTCGCGC CCCCCCGACGGGGCCAAGAAGCCCCGGGGGCGAGGGAGGGGTCGGGGCAGGAAGGGGGCGAGGGACGGGGCGGATGGGGCCGGGATGGAGCCGCTGCGGCCCCTCaag ATCAAGCTCCCGGTGCCCAAACCCTCGGAGGGCCCGTCGGGCGAGGGCCTCCCGCAGCCTCCCTcggccccccgggaccccggcccccccggtgcGGAGGTGGGGGCGTCGCGGGAGCGCATCAAGCAGAAGATCCGCGAGGCCGAGGAGA ACCCCGAGGTGCGCTCGGGCTTCATGGCCTCCTTCCTCGACTTCCTCAAGGCCGGCAAGCgcc cccccgccgccgccgccgccgccggcctccGCCAGCCCTTCCAAGGGCTCCCGgcctcccccgccgcctccgccgcctccgccgccccccagcccttctcggtgggccccccccagctgctgccggCGGGGTTGGAGGGGCcggagggcgaggggctggtgatggcgtgccccagcccctgcaagCGGCTGGACGAGGAGCTGAAGCGCAACCTGGAGACCCTGCCCTCCTTCTCGTCCGACGAGGAGGACTCGGTCAGCAAGAACCAGGACCTGCAGAAGAGCATCTCCTCCGCCATCTCCGCCCTCTACGACCCCGCCGACCGCCGCGACCCCGACACGGCCG acccccccccgccggagccgcagcccccagccccgtgccctcGGAGGGCTCCCAGCCCGAgcctccccggccgccccggcGGTGGTCCCGGCggccccccgtccccccggcGCCCAAGGGCCCCCCGAAGCGGCGGCGCCGGCCTCCCCGAGCGCGAGGAGGCCGAGGACTCGCGGCCTCTGCACCTGGCCAAGAAGCAGGAGACGGCGGCCGTCTGCGGGGACACCGACGAGGACGAGGCCGAGAGCGGCGGGGAGGGCATCTTCCGCGAGAGGGACGAGTTCGTCGTGCGCGTGGAGGACATCCAGGCGCTGAAg ctGGCGCTGCAGACGGGCCGCG CCCCCCCGATCTGGCGGGTGCAGAAGGCGCTGCTGCAGAAATTCACCCCCGAGATCAAGGACGGGCAGCGGCAGTTCTGCGCCACCAGCAAC TACCTGGGGTACTTCGGGGACGCCAAGCACCGGTACCAGCGGCTCTACGTCAAGTTCCTGGAGAACGTCAACAAGAAGGACTGCGTGCGCGTCTGCTCCCGGCGGCCCTGGCACCGGCCCCTCGCCGCCGTCCG gcggcAGAACCAACCCAAGGCCGCCGGCCCCaaggccccggcccccccaaaGCGGAGCCCCCGAGAAGCCCCCCGCCTCGAGAAGCCCCCCGCCCCGAcaagcccccccgccccgagaaACCCCCCGCAGCGAGAAACCCCCAGGAGCCACCCCCCGAGGGCCCGGCCCCCGCGCCggccgcggggcccccccgcgcccccc cggccccccaagGCCAAGGCGAAGCCCCCCAAGGTGaaggccgagcccccccccaagaagaggaagaagtggCTGAAGGAGGCGGCCAGCAGCTCCGAGTCCGACTCCAGCCCCGACCCCCAGAGCGAGGagg AGCGGGCGCCGTCGGGGCGGGTGCTGAACACGCGGGCCATGAAGGAGATGTACCGCAGCTACGTGGAGATGCTGGTGAGCACCGCGCTGGACCCCGACATGATCCAGGCGCTCGAGGACACCAAcg atgagCTCTACCTGCCCCCCATGCGCAAGATCGACGGCATCCTCAACGACCACAAGAAGAAGGTCCTCAAGAGGGTGACGCTGAACCCCTCGCTGCAG GAGGCCCTGCACACCTTCCCCCAGCTGCACGCCGAGCCGGGGGAGTCGCTGGTGAAGCTGCGCCCCGGGGG GCCCTACAACCGCAAGACCCTCAGCAAGGTCAAGAGGAGCGTGGGCAAGCCCcag GAGTTCAAGGTGGAGGTGGAGAAGTCCTTCCTGTACACGCTGTACCACTCGCTGCACCACTACAAGTACCACACCTTCCTGCGCTGCAAGGACGAG ACGACGGCCATCGAGGGGCAGGACGAGgacctggggcaggaggaggtggtgcAGCAGTGCATGCGCAACCAGGCCTGGCTCGAGCGCCTCTTCGACTCCTTCAGCGACCTCCTGGCCCAGGCCCAGACCAAGTGCGCCTGA